Genomic window (Sediminispirochaeta smaragdinae DSM 11293):
CTTCGAAATGACAGCGGGGAATAATGCCCTCGGCAAGACACTCTTTTACAATGCCGAGATAGGCATCCGCCATCTTTGCCCGATCCGATTTCAGTTTCAAAAAAATATGATAGTCGGAAACCGAGGTCAGAATACCGGTCTCCTTCAGTCCCAGGGATCTAACCAGCTGAAAATCCTTTTTATCCGCTCGTATCCAGGAGGTAATCTCGGGAAATCGATAGCCTTGAGCCTGACAAAGACTCAGAGCCTCACGGTCCCGCTCACTGTAGATAAAGAATTCGGTCTGTCGAATGAGGCCCTTCTCTCCGGAAAGCTTGTGGAGAAGGTTATAGATATGGGCGATCTGTTTGGGCGTATAGGGAGGACGAGACTGCTGCCCATCACGAAAGGTGGTATCGGTTATCCAGATCTCCTTGGGAAGATTAATAGGAACCTCAACGCCGTCAAATCTGATTCTTGGAACAGCCGTATAGGGGAACTGATCACGATACAGTTCGGGAAGATCCCTCCGAACCAACGGAAAACTTCTTTTTTCAGAACTAATAAGTTCCATAACGGCCTCCTTTAATACAGAATATTTACAATATAATGCTATTTTTGTCAATTTAATGTATGTATTATTTGTAAAAACTCATATAAAGCACAAGATAAATCACAGGTGGCTGCAGGAAAAGGAATTACGTTCCTTTAACCACCAGGATTCGGAACAGTAGGTTCCTTCATTGGCTTTGCCCAAAAAAAGGGCTGCCCTATCGGCAGCCCCCCTAAACTTCTCGGAAATTGCTTTAGAGCTTGTCTTTTGTAATAACGGAAACACCGGTATCGACATACTTCGCACCGACGTCTTCACCCTTAAGGACCTTCACGGCACTCTTCATTCCCTCATAACCCATTACGTCAGGATTTTGTGCCATGGTGGCAACTATATACCCTTTTTTTACCAGGCTGAGAATCATATCGGACTTATCGAAGCCAACGCCGATGATATTCTTTCCGGCTTCCTGAATGGCATTTCCGGTTCCCACGGTACAGCCTTCGTTGGCACCGAAGATTCCCACACAACCGAGGGTGATGTAGTTTACCGCAATATCATTAGAACGAGCGGCATCACCTTCAGAGTACTGGGTCTCAAGGATGGTAAAATCGCTTCCCGCAAGAGCTTCACGGAAACCGGCCTCACGGGCAACGGTACTGGCGGTAGCGGCATTGATATTCACGATACCGATCTTGCCGCTGGTAACACCGGAGGCAGCAAGGGCTTTGATCATCTCTTCACCGGCAATCTTTCCCGCATCCTTATTGTCGGTAGCAAGTGTCTGATAGGCGGGAAAGTCGGCAGGAGAATCAACATAAATTATTTTTACTCCGGCATCGGCAGCCTCCTTAAGGGCGCTGGTAACGGCGGTAGGTCCGTTCGCGGCAAGGAGTATGGCTTGAGCACCGCCGGCTACGGCATTGTTGATTATTTCAATCTGCTTTGCATCATCTTTTACATCGGGAGCCATCCACTTGTAGTCGATTCCCCCCAGCTCTTCAGCAGCCTTTTTGCAGCCGGCATCCACATTCACCCAATGCTGATCGGTCTGATCCATGGTGATCAGGTAGATTTTGTATTTGCCTGATCCCTCTTGTGAACCTGATGCGAAGAGCGCGGTCCCCACACTCAGAAGCACCATCATCGCAACAATAACCCGAATGCTTTTTTTCATAACATCCTCCTATGTGATATTCATGCACGTTTTACGTGCCTGCAAACTCTTTTGCCAGGATCAGACTTCGGTACTCTGCCCCGCAATTTTCTCCTTGCGCATCTTGAAAGATCCGGACCGGACAATTACATCAAGCAAAACACTCACGACGACAATAATCCCTATGATGATATTCCGAATTGCCACCGGGGCACCTGCAAACTGGAGACCATTCTGTAAAACGCCCCAGATTGACGCACCGATCACCGTACCAAGAAGCAGTCCCTGGCCACCCAGGGTGGAAACACCGCCGATAACCGATGCGGCAACCGCGTACAATTCGTAGGTGGTTCCCGCATCCATTGCCCCCATCCCGCTGGTTGCACAGAAGATCAGCCCCACAACCGTTGCACAAAAAGCACTGACGATGTAGGCCTTTGTGGTAACCGCGATGATATTGACGCCGGAAAGTTTTGCCGCATCAACATTCGATCCAATGGCATAGATATGCCGTCCTGTCCGTGTCCTGCTGAGGATAAAATTAAAAAGGACCCACAGGACAAAGGCAATCCAGATGGTATTGTAAAGAGAGAAGGTTTTCCCGTAATAGAAGAAATTTCGGAACCCTTCGGCGGCCTCTCCAATGGAGTCGGTATTATAGTTGTTGTTGGCAATCTGTGCGATTCCCCGGGCGATGGTCATGGTTCCGAGGGTTGCGATAAAGGGAGGAACCTTGCAAAGAGAAACAAGCAGGCCGTTTCCCACACCAACGGCAAGACAAGCGATAAGGGTTAACAATACCGAAACCCATGGGTTGATCCCCTTGGTCATGAGCGTCGCACTGATCATTGTGGACATCCCGACTACCGAACCAATCGAAAGGTCGATGTTGCCGGTGATAAGTACATATGATTGACCAATACCAATGAGCAAAATGGGAGCTATTTGACGAAGGAGATTGCTCAAATTCTTTGACGAAAAAAACACAGGATTAAGGATG
Coding sequences:
- a CDS encoding ABC transporter permease, which encodes MVNDDKRVGVLKRMLSVRGMGQVLTVTVGLIFLCVVFAILNPVFFSSKNLSNLLRQIAPILLIGIGQSYVLITGNIDLSIGSVVGMSTMISATLMTKGINPWVSVLLTLIACLAVGVGNGLLVSLCKVPPFIATLGTMTIARGIAQIANNNYNTDSIGEAAEGFRNFFYYGKTFSLYNTIWIAFVLWVLFNFILSRTRTGRHIYAIGSNVDAAKLSGVNIIAVTTKAYIVSAFCATVVGLIFCATSGMGAMDAGTTYELYAVAASVIGGVSTLGGQGLLLGTVIGASIWGVLQNGLQFAGAPVAIRNIIIGIIVVVSVLLDVIVRSGSFKMRKEKIAGQSTEV
- a CDS encoding ABC transporter substrate-binding protein, yielding MKKSIRVIVAMMVLLSVGTALFASGSQEGSGKYKIYLITMDQTDQHWVNVDAGCKKAAEELGGIDYKWMAPDVKDDAKQIEIINNAVAGGAQAILLAANGPTAVTSALKEAADAGVKIIYVDSPADFPAYQTLATDNKDAGKIAGEEMIKALAASGVTSGKIGIVNINAATASTVAREAGFREALAGSDFTILETQYSEGDAARSNDIAVNYITLGCVGIFGANEGCTVGTGNAIQEAGKNIIGVGFDKSDMILSLVKKGYIVATMAQNPDVMGYEGMKSAVKVLKGEDVGAKYVDTGVSVITKDKL